In the genome of Flavobacteriales bacterium, one region contains:
- a CDS encoding PKD domain-containing protein: MAGQAAFDDPAIVEVLNSSGGDVMNISIPFVSATVLDPFVDTCVTKPNLCVEEGIYTKVVNNLPPRTGGYHIFYQRCCRNASINNINNPDQAGETFYTYIPNNASILTNSSPQFVNFPPIFVCRNEPIQFPHLASDKDGDSLVYSFYSPYLGCANTPQQVAGPDCPQNYPTISGTTASFNSVTWSGGYNASNPMGGGGLTIDANGFLDGIPPDAGQYVVGVKCTEYRNGVRLGYIVRDFQFNVVDCPPLAKADIGPVDPCSSQPVTLINLSDTFAQGYQWDFGDPTSTTDVSSVRNPPAYTYPGLGPYTARLIIQPGTACADTAYETINFGTVSADFTSTVDSACVGVPIQFNDNSTTSPNDSIVMWDWDFGDGGTDNIQNPYHLYADSGSYTVSLIATSGFGCQDTVTKVIYAQPYPIANGADTNACSNNADTWLNGTIMFATGGMWSGAGTFNTSTSLPTTYTPTPAEISNGSTDVFLISTGNGLCPADTDTVHITFTPSPIADAGDDTMAVCKDTSMICLSGLVGVATGGHWTTTGSGTFNPDPDSLTVCYIPDSADLALDSIMFYLTTTGNGDCNPAVDSMRVRYINIPVVEIIGSDTTCAGIEFPVSVNISTGSGLWSTLGDGVFKPNAGVNNPDYWPGPGDNANGFVTLVFTSDNNGLCKAVTDSMYITLVSGPDAYAGADTSSCSNNADVQLTGTVINTTGGFWNGSGLFSPSNTIMNPVYSPTSTEITNGFADVILIAPSTIYCPADTDSIRINFTPAPTVDAGPDSMVACKDTSGIDFFATFSVAGGVQWLTSGDGTFDPNDSAVFVKYIPGTNDLNGNSVWLYVMTTHNDGCLSVSDSVYLELLDKPVVNITSADSSCEGVCIPLAVNTTTGSGYWTTAGTGSFVPNNTVNNPFYCPSAADDGLGFVELIFHSSDNGYCRSVMDTAHIVLIQGPTADFTSNEACEKDTSFFTDLSTNGLGNITDWSWNFGDSYTSTQQNPTHTYEVQSTYNVILITTDSKGCKDTISKDIYIHPLPQGDFIVSPGCLGEPVTFIDTTLVMGGDSVVAWYWQFGDGDTSSLRDPIHVYPTNGGYPVELIVTTNVGCKDTVTSSVTVLAPPHADFQTDKTLLKGSESIQFTDLSTGGIVSWFWDFGDSTGTSSVQNPSYNYDEIGVYSVTLIVTDANGCKDTIIKTLEVFMPPAIPNAFTPNNNGVNDKFYIRGGPFKSHELRIYNNWGELIFLTTMQGKENGWDGTRDGIEQPMGVYVYIAEVVSEDGQRYELKGDLTLLR, translated from the coding sequence TTGGCAGGTCAGGCGGCCTTTGATGACCCGGCCATTGTGGAGGTGCTCAATTCTTCCGGGGGCGATGTAATGAACATCAGCATCCCGTTTGTATCAGCTACGGTGCTGGATCCGTTTGTGGATACCTGCGTGACCAAACCCAATCTCTGCGTGGAGGAAGGGATTTACACCAAAGTGGTGAACAACCTGCCACCGAGAACGGGTGGGTATCATATTTTTTACCAGCGTTGTTGCCGGAACGCTTCGATTAATAACATTAATAATCCCGATCAGGCGGGGGAAACCTTTTACACATACATACCGAACAATGCGTCGATCCTGACCAATAGCAGTCCGCAGTTCGTGAATTTCCCCCCGATCTTTGTCTGCCGGAATGAACCCATCCAGTTTCCGCACCTTGCCAGTGACAAGGATGGAGACTCTCTGGTGTACAGTTTTTACTCACCTTACCTTGGATGTGCCAATACACCGCAACAGGTGGCTGGTCCTGATTGTCCGCAAAACTATCCGACCATTTCCGGCACAACTGCGTCCTTCAATTCGGTTACGTGGAGCGGCGGCTATAATGCCAGCAACCCGATGGGTGGAGGTGGATTAACCATTGATGCCAACGGATTTCTGGATGGCATCCCGCCCGATGCAGGTCAATACGTGGTTGGTGTAAAATGTACCGAATACCGCAACGGGGTCAGGCTCGGTTACATCGTTCGCGATTTTCAGTTCAATGTAGTCGATTGTCCACCGCTGGCGAAAGCCGATATCGGCCCGGTTGACCCATGTTCTTCTCAACCCGTTACCCTCATCAACCTCAGCGATACATTTGCACAGGGATATCAATGGGATTTCGGAGACCCGACATCCACCACAGATGTTTCATCTGTTCGGAACCCGCCGGCTTACACCTATCCCGGCCTGGGTCCATACACAGCCCGACTGATCATTCAACCCGGAACAGCTTGTGCGGATACTGCCTATGAAACCATCAATTTCGGAACTGTTTCTGCAGATTTCACATCAACCGTGGATTCAGCATGTGTGGGTGTTCCCATTCAGTTCAATGACAATTCAACCACATCTCCCAACGATTCCATCGTGATGTGGGATTGGGATTTCGGAGATGGAGGTACGGACAACATCCAGAATCCGTATCACCTCTACGCCGATAGCGGAAGCTATACGGTTTCACTGATAGCCACATCGGGATTCGGTTGTCAGGATACGGTTACAAAGGTGATTTATGCCCAGCCTTACCCCATAGCAAACGGTGCGGATACCAACGCCTGTTCAAACAATGCGGATACCTGGCTGAATGGCACCATCATGTTTGCCACCGGCGGAATGTGGAGCGGGGCAGGAACTTTCAATACATCCACCAGTTTGCCCACCACATACACACCCACACCGGCGGAAATCAGCAATGGGTCCACCGATGTGTTCTTGATTTCAACGGGGAATGGCCTGTGTCCGGCAGATACGGATACGGTTCATATCACCTTTACGCCAAGCCCGATCGCTGATGCGGGTGATGATACGATGGCAGTTTGTAAAGATACTTCCATGATTTGTCTTTCCGGGCTTGTCGGCGTTGCCACAGGCGGGCACTGGACCACCACCGGAAGCGGCACCTTCAATCCTGACCCGGATTCCCTGACTGTATGCTATATTCCAGATTCGGCAGACCTGGCGTTGGACAGCATCATGTTCTACCTGACCACCACCGGTAACGGAGATTGTAATCCGGCTGTGGACAGCATGCGTGTGCGGTATATCAATATACCTGTAGTGGAAATCATCGGATCCGATACAACGTGTGCCGGCATCGAATTTCCGGTGAGTGTGAACATTTCAACGGGAAGTGGGCTTTGGTCTACCTTGGGTGATGGTGTGTTCAAACCAAACGCCGGTGTGAACAACCCTGATTACTGGCCCGGCCCCGGCGACAATGCCAACGGATTTGTAACGCTTGTATTTACCAGCGATAACAACGGCCTTTGTAAAGCTGTAACGGATTCCATGTACATCACGCTGGTCAGCGGACCCGATGCATATGCCGGAGCGGATACTTCATCCTGCAGCAACAATGCCGATGTTCAACTGACAGGTACCGTTATCAACACAACGGGCGGTTTCTGGAATGGATCAGGCTTGTTCTCTCCCAGCAACACAATAATGAACCCGGTGTACTCACCTACATCAACGGAGATCACCAATGGTTTTGCAGATGTGATCCTGATTGCTCCATCTACAATTTACTGTCCGGCAGACACGGATTCCATCCGGATCAATTTCACTCCGGCACCCACCGTAGATGCTGGTCCGGATAGCATGGTCGCATGTAAGGACACGTCGGGCATTGATTTCTTCGCAACATTTTCAGTAGCAGGAGGCGTGCAGTGGTTGACCAGTGGAGACGGAACATTTGATCCGAACGATTCTGCTGTATTCGTTAAATACATTCCCGGCACGAATGACCTCAACGGAAACAGTGTATGGTTGTATGTAATGACCACGCATAACGACGGATGTTTGTCGGTTTCCGATTCCGTATACTTGGAATTATTGGATAAACCGGTGGTGAACATCACCTCCGCCGATTCATCGTGCGAGGGTGTATGCATCCCGCTGGCCGTGAATACAACCACGGGCAGTGGTTACTGGACCACAGCTGGCACCGGCAGTTTCGTTCCGAACAACACTGTGAACAATCCGTTCTACTGCCCAAGTGCGGCAGATGATGGTTTGGGATTTGTGGAACTGATCTTCCATTCGTCGGATAACGGATACTGTAGGTCAGTTATGGATACAGCACACATTGTGCTGATTCAGGGACCGACAGCGGATTTCACTTCCAATGAAGCGTGCGAAAAGGATACATCATTCTTTACGGATCTCTCTACCAACGGACTTGGCAACATCACCGACTGGAGTTGGAATTTTGGTGACAGTTATACAAGCACCCAACAGAACCCGACGCACACGTATGAGGTGCAGTCGACCTATAACGTGATCCTGATCACCACGGATTCCAAGGGATGTAAGGACACCATTTCCAAAGACATATACATCCACCCGCTGCCGCAGGGCGACTTCATTGTAAGTCCCGGTTGTTTGGGTGAACCCGTCACATTCATCGATACGACCCTTGTCATGGGAGGTGATTCGGTGGTTGCCTGGTACTGGCAGTTCGGCGACGGGGATACGTCTTCATTGCGTGATCCGATTCATGTGTATCCGACCAACGGCGGCTATCCGGTTGAGTTGATTGTGACCACCAATGTGGGTTGCAAAGACACTGTAACAAGCAGTGTGACCGTACTGGCTCCTCCGCATGCGGATTTCCAGACAGATAAAACATTGCTGAAAGGAAGTGAATCCATTCAGTTCACTGATCTCTCAACGGGCGGGATTGTATCCTGGTTCTGGGATTTCGGTGATTCTACCGGCACATCCAGCGTTCAAAACCCCTCTTATAACTATGATGAGATAGGCGTATACAGCGTTACCCTCATCGTAACAGATGCGAATGGTTGTAAAGATACCATCATCAAAACTCTCGAGGTCTTCATGCCTCCGGCAATTCCCAATGCATTTACGCCGAACAACAATGGTGTGAATGACAAGTTTTACATCCGCGGGGGACCGTTTAAGTCCCACGAACTGCGGATCTACAACAACTGGGGAGAGCTGATTTTCCTTACAACCATGCAGGGTAAGGAGAATGGATGGGATGGAACAAGGGATGGAATCGAACAACCTATGGGCGTTTACGTATATATCGCCGAAGTTGTATCGGAAGATGGTCAGCGGTACGAGTTGAAAGGAGATCTGACCTTGTTGCGTTAA